Proteins encoded within one genomic window of Oscarella lobularis chromosome 6, ooOscLobu1.1, whole genome shotgun sequence:
- the LOC136188583 gene encoding dynein beta chain, ciliary-like yields the protein MDEPEKSGGDSEASRRATPSERSGDHSKEVLFVRREAARVPRALSTNRAACVHSSNAYARLDRLHVEVAALEREMGALHESASLFEVNTPDYRQLKACRRREVGQLKQLWDVVKLVHSSIEEWKTTLWRQVKVETMDIDLKKFVKDIRALDKEMRAWDAFSGVDSTVNDLNAIKKNIRLAVDKNSSYLSLTELAFRDMKWFGLVKTTPLIPMTFSMTFSMTSGVPSDLLARVWGNEKWTNLADGV from the coding sequence ATGGACGAACCTGAAAAAAGTGGCGGCGACAGCGAAGCCAGTCGTCGCGCCACTCCAAGCGAACGAAGTGGCGATCATTCGAAAGAAGTGCTCTTCGTTCGACGTGAAGCAGCACGAGTTCCGAGAGCTCTTTCGACGAACCGCGCCGCTTGCGTAcattcgtcgaacgcgtacGCGCGTCTCGATCGGCTGCACGTCGAAGTCGCCGCGCTCGAACGCGAAATGGGCGCCCTACACGAATCGGCTTCGCTGTTCGAGGTAAACACGCCCGACTATCGGCAACTGAAagcgtgccgtcgacgcgaagtcgGTCAACTGAAGCAACTGTgggacgtcgtcaaattggTTCACAGTTCGATCGAGGAGTGGAAGACGACGCTGTGGCGACAGGTCAAGGTCGAAACGATGGAcatcgatttgaagaaattcgtcaagGACATTCGCGCTCTTGACAAGGAGATGCGCGCTTGGGACGCGTTCAgtggcgtcgattcgaccgtTAACGATCTCAATGCCATAAAGAAGAATATCCGTCTGGCAGTGGACAAGAACAGCTCGTACCTATCTCTCACCGAGCTGGCGTTTAGAGATATGAAGTGGTTCGGGTTAGTGAAAACAACGCCACTCATACCCATGACGTTCAGTATGACGTTCAGTATGACGTCAGGGGTTCCGTCCGAtcttttagcgcgcgtcTGGGGAAACGAAAAATGGACGAATCTCGCCGACGgagtctga